The Heptranchias perlo isolate sHepPer1 chromosome 3, sHepPer1.hap1, whole genome shotgun sequence region AACAGTCCCGCCTCCGGGGGAGCTTTTAGTGTCACGTCTGAAAGTAACTAAGCGTCTTTGTATTTTCTTCTTCCCTCCAGACTGGTTCTGAAAATTCTGCTCCAGTCCAAACTGAAGATCAAAGCGGCGGTGAAGCAAAGAGCGGTGAGGCAGCTCGCCACGTGTTCTCCTTCTCCTGGTTAAACTCACTGACTAAATAGAAAAGTCAAAAATACACCCAATAAAGTCAAAGAGAAGCATCTTAGCCCTTCCAAAATAATAGCAATAATTGTAAAAAATAATCTGACCTCTGGACTTGTACTGAACTTTTGAAACTGTTGATCTTTGTAGATTTGAGGATTGTTTATTTCACCCTGTCTCCTTACTGAAACTGCCTGGGTTAATTTCATTACAGACGGCGTAGTTCAGAGATGAAGGAGCTGCAAACGATTAAACATTTTGATGGACTGATGGGAATTTCTGATAAAGTTTCGGATCATTTCCAGTGAACTGTGACGACCGCAAATGTTAACTCTTTTAACTCTTTTAATGTTAACCCTTAACTCGGATCCCGCCATTAGTGAGGCGGCGATGTGAGCGGGGAAATTGCTTATAACAAAAAAAGTATAACATGCGAGTGACGGTTTGTATTTTCAATAAAAAGTGTTCTGTGTGCTTTGATATTTCAAATGAACGCACTGCGGCGTCTTCTTGTGACCAGTAGGCGGCTTGAGTGGATCTTGCGTTCTCATTTCATTGATAAAAAACCCCACGTTGCTTCTCCCACACAACTAAAATACAAAACTTCAGCGCAAGAATTTACGAAACGGTCACTCGACAACACGCGATGTTTATTTCTTCTGACATTTTAGAAAATGAACAGTATTGGTTAACGATACTGCCCCCACAATAAAGCATAACGCGAGCGTCACTTTGCAGCttttattaaaaatataaatattagACATTCTCTTACACAAGAAAAATGATTGGGCACCGATGTGTTTATTATCTAGAATTCTACAATGTAAATCGATCGCCAAATACAGTGTTAACTTGGATGAAATGTACAGCTTTATAGTTTAACGCTATAAAAATAAACGGGTAATGTCAGAGCAGCGCTATGGtgtgtttttttgtgtgtgaTAGATGTCAGATCTTTGGCGACTGCTATCTATTTTCCGATTAGCTCCATTATTTTCCTGTTGCTGTGTGCTTGTTGAGCTAGTTGCTCAGCTCTAGCCATCTCTAGAACTTCTCTTAGAAGATGAAATGTTAGATCCAGAGAAATGGGAGGGTCGTCCAGCCTTTTTCCTCGTTCTATCAtctcatccacttcatcctggtATCTGCTGTCAACTTCGCCCAAGTCTCCAACTTTGTCTTGTAGAAGGCGCTTGAGCTGGACCAGTTGCATTGAGAGAGCTCCGTCGGAAAAGGCCATTTCTCGCGGGTTTGGAGCAACGGGAGAAGGATCCTTGTAGGTTTTACCCAGATGCATAAGGTATTCATCTCCAATGCGAATCCAAAGCGGTAAAACTGACTGTTGGAATTGCGGATCCGGACCGTTTTTAGTTGCTGCGGAGCTCTGAAAGGCTCTACAGTCATCGCTGGGTAGAAACGCAACCAGAAGGATACAAGTGCAAAGCAACATGAGGATCTTCATGGCAGAGAGCTGGGAATCTGAAAGACAAAACCATATTAAAATTGCACTAAATTCTTGCTAACTATATAATTTATGTAACTATTAAGAAGAATGCATACCATAACATTTTGTTCGAGTAGTTATTTAACAACCGATCATGGAAGGGACACAAAAATCACTTGACGCAGGCAATGGAACGGTAAGCCAGAGGTCAAATAAATTACATTAACTACTTGAGTTTTCACCGTCCGGCGTTAAAACATTCCAAAATAGGAGTGACGCTTGACTTCTCAATCTCTGTCTGCTCTTGGCATTTTACTTTTGACTATCACATCAGTAAATGAAATCATTGCTATCAAATTAAAAAGGATTAATGGTCACTGCAACGACTTATTTCCGTCTGATGTTATATGTATACAAACTTAAAGATAAGATGAGCAGGGCATGCTGCATACCACACATACTGCATGACCAAGGCTTCGTCTGACTTTACATCTAAAGCTTAGTTTTTTCATAATTTATCTGAATCAGTTGCATCTAGAACTGTAAAAATATATTTCATTTCATATTCAAAAACACAACCTTCTTTGTAATCCAATGTAAGTTGTAAGAAACTAAACAGGGCGTGTTCAATCTTGGTGACACAAAACGAATCTAATTTATAGAATAATAATAAAATACtcaggatgctggaaatctgaaataaaaacagaaaatgctgca contains the following coding sequences:
- the LOC137306561 gene encoding corticoliberin; the encoded protein is MKILMLLCTCILLVAFLPSDDCRAFQSSAATKNGPDPQFQQSVLPLWIRIGDEYLMHLGKTYKDPSPVAPNPREMAFSDGALSMQLVQLKRLLQDKVGDLGEVDSRYQDEVDEMIERGKRLDDPPISLDLTFHLLREVLEMARAEQLAQQAHSNRKIMELIGK